The Thiomicrorhabdus aquaedulcis sequence ACCGATGGCACGGTGAAATACACCCCGAATGCCAACTACAGCGGCAGCGACAGCTTCACCTACACCAATGCCGAAGGCAACACCGCCACGGTGAACGTCACGGTCAACCCCGTGAACGACCCAACGGTAGTGGTCAATGACGCAGCGACAACAGATGAAGACAACGCGATTGATATTAATGTGCTCGCCAACGACACCGACATTGACGGCAACGTCTCAGCGGTTGCCTCGGTGACCCAAGGCACCAACGGGACAGTGGCCATCAATACCGATGGCACGGTGAAATACACCCCGAATGCCAACTACAGCGGCAGCGACAGCTTCACCTACACCAATGCCGAAGGCAACACCGCCACGGTGAACGTCACGGTCAACCCCGTGAACGACCCAACGGTAGTGGTCAATGACGCAGCGACAACAGATGAAGACAACGCGATTGATATTAATGTGCTCGCCAACGACACCGACATTGACGGCAACGTCTCAGCGGTTGCCTCGGTGACCCAAGGCACCAACGGGACAGTGGCCATCAATACCGATGGCACGGTGAAATACACCCCGAATGCCAACTACAGCGGCAGCGACAGCTTCACCTACACCAATGCCGAAGGCAACACCGCCACGGTGAACGTCACGGTCAACCCCGTGAACGACCCAACGGTAGTGGTCAATGACGCAGCGACAACAGATGAAGACAACGCGATTGATATTAATGTGCTCGCCAACGACACCGACATTGACGGCAACGTCTCAGCGGTTGCCTCGGTGACCCAAGGCACCAACGGGACAGTGGCCATCAATACCGATGGCACGGTGAAATACACCCCGAATGCCAACTACAGCGGCAGCGACAGCTTCACCTACACCAATGCCGAAGGCAACACCGCCACGGTGAACGTCACGGTCAACCCCGTGAACGACCCAACGGTAGTGGTCAATGACGCAGCGACAACAGATGAAGACAACGCGATTGATATTAATGTGCTCGCCAACGACACCGACATTGACGGCAACGTCTCAGCGGTTGCCTCGGTGACCCAAGGCACCAACGGGACAGTGGCCATCAATACCGATGGCACGGTGAAATACACCCCGAATGCCAACTACAGCGGCAGCGACAGCTTCACCTACACCAATGCCGAAGGCAACACCGCCACGGTGAACGTCACGGTCAACCCCGTGAACGACCCAACGGTAGTGGTCAATGACGCAGCGACAACAGATGAAGACAACGCGATTGATATTAATGTGCTCGCCAACGACACCGACATTGACGGCAACGTCTCAGCGGTTGCCTCGGTGACCCAAGGCACCAACGGGACAGTGGCCATCAATACCGATGGCACGGTGAAATACACCCCGAATGCCAACTACAGCGGCAGCGACAGCTTCACCTACACCAATGCCGAAGGCAACACCGCCACGGTGAACGTCACGGTCAACCCCGTGAACGACCCAACGGTAGTGGTCAATGACGCAGCGACAACAGATGAAGACAACGCGATTGATATTAATGTGCTCGCCAACGACACCGACATTGACGGCAACGTCTCAGCGGTTGCCTCGGTGACCCAAGGCACCAACGGGACAGTGGCCATCAATACCGATGGCACGGTGAAATACACCCCGAATGCCAACTACAGCGGCAGCGACAGCTTCACCTACACCAATGCCGAAGGCAACACCGCCACGGTGAACGTCACGGTCAACCCCGTGAACGACCCAACGGTAGTGGTCAATGACGCAGCGACAACAGATGAAGACAACGCGATTGATATTAATGTGCTCGCCAACGACACCGACATTGACGGCAACGTCTCAGCGGTTGCCTCGGTGACCCAAGGCACCAACGGGACAGTGGCCATCAATACCGATGGCACGGTGAAATACACCCCGAATGCCAACTACAGCGGCAGCGACAGCTTCACCTACACCAATGCCGAAGGCAACACCGCCACGGTGAACGTCACGGTCAACCCCGTGAACGACCCAACGGTAGTGGTCAATGACGCAGCGACAACAGATGAAGACAACGCGATTGATATTAATGTGCTCGCCAACGACACCGACATTGACGGCAACGTCTCAGCGGTTGCCTCGGTGACCCAAGGCACCAACGGGACAGTGGCCATCAATACCGATGGCACGGTGAAATACACCCCGAATGCCAACTACAGCGGCAGCGACAGCTTCACCTACACCAATGCCGAAGGCAACACCGCCACGGTGAACGTCACGGTCAACCCCGTGAACGACCCAACGGTAGTGGTCAATGACGCAGCGACAACAGATGAAGACAACGCGATTGATATTAATGTGCTCGCCAACGACACCGACATTGACGGCAACGTCTCAGCGGTTGCCTCGGTGACCCAAGGCACCAACGGGACAGTGGCCATCAATACCGATGGCACGGTGAAATACACCCCGAATGCCAACTACAGCGGCAGCGACAGCTTCACCTACACCAATGCCGAAGGCAACACCGCCACGGTGAACGTCACGGTCAACCCCGTGAACGACCCAACGGTAGTGGTCAATGACGCAGCGACAACAGATGAAGACAACGCGATTGATATTAATGTGCTCGCCAACGACACCGACATTGACGGCAACGTCTCAGCGGTTGCCTCGGTGACCCAAGGCACCAACGGGACAGTGGCCATCAATACCGATGGCACGGTGAAATACACCCCGAATGCCAACTACAGCGGCAGCGACAGCTTCACCTACACCAATGCCGAAGGCAACACCGCCACGGTGAACGTCACGGTCAACCCCGTGAACGACCCAACGGTAGTGGTCAATGACGCAGCGACAACAGATGAAGACAACGCGATTGATATTAATGTGCTCGCCAACGACACCGACATTGACGGCAACGTCTCAGCGGTTGCCTCGGTGACCCAAGGCACCAACGGGACAGTGGCCATCAATACCGATGGCACGGTGAAATACACCCCGAATGCCAACTACAGCGGCAGCGACAGCTTCACCTACACCAATGCCGAAGGCAACACCGCCACGGTGAACGTCACGGTCAACCCCGTGAACGACCCAACGGTAGTGGTCAATGACGCAGCGACAACAGATGAAGACAACGCGATTGATATTAATGTGCTCGCCAACGACACCGACATTGACGGCAACGTCTCAGCGGTTGCCTCGGTGACCCAAGGCACCAACGGGACAGTGGCCATCAATACCGATGGCACGGTGAAATACACCCCGAATGCCAACTACAGCGGCAGCGACAGCTTCACCTACACCAATGCCGAAGGCAACACCGCCACGGTGAACGTCACGGTCAACCCCGTGAACGACCCAACGGTAGTGGTCAATGACGCAGCGACAACAGATGAAGACAACGCGATTGATATTAATGTGCTCGCCAACGACACCGACATTGACGGCAACGTCTCAGCGGTTGCCTCGGTGACCCAAGGCACCAACGGGACAGTGGCCATCAATACCGATGGCACGGTGAAATACACCCCGAATGCCAACTACAGCGGCAGCGACAGCTTCACCTACACCAATGCCGAAGGCAACACCGCCACGGTGAACGTCACGGTCAACCCCGTGAACGACCCAACGGTAGTGGTCAATGACGCAGCGACAACAGATGAAGACAACGCGATTGATATTAATGTGCTCGCCAACGACACCGACATTGACGGCAACGTCTCAGCGGTTGCCTCGGTGACCCAAGGCACCAACGGGACAGTGGCCATCAATACCGATGGCACGGTGAAATACACCCCGAATGCCAACTACAGCGGCAGCGACAGCTTCACCTACACCAATGCCGAAGGCAACACCGCCACGGTGAACGTCACGGTCAACCCCGTGAACGACCCAACGGTAGTGGTCAATGACGCAGCGACAACAGATGAAGACAACGCGATTGATATTAATGTGCTCGCCAACGACACCGACATTGACGGCAACGTCTCAGCGGTTGCCTCGGTGACCCAAGGCACCAACGGGACAGTGGCCATCAATACCGATGGCACGGTGAAATACACCCCGAATGCCAACTACAGCGGCAGCGACAGCTTCACCTACACCAATGCCGAAGGCAACACCGCCACGGTGAACGTCACGGTCAACCCCGTGAACGACCCAACGGTAGTGGTCAATGACGCAGCGACAACAGATGAAGACAACGCGATTGATATTAATGTGCTCGCCAACGACACCGACATTGACGGCAACGTCTCAGCGGTTGCCTCGGTGACCCAAGGCACCAACGGGACAGTGGCCATCAATACCGATGGCACGGTGAAATACACCCCGAATGCCAACTACAGCGGCAGCGACAGCTTCACCTACACCAATGCCGAAGGCAACACCGCCACGGTGAACGTCACGGTCAACCCCGTGAACGACCCAACGGTAGTGGTCAATGACGCAGCGACAACAGATGAAGACAACGCGATTGATATTAATGTGCTCGCCAACGACACCGACATTGACGGCAACGTCTCAGCGGTTGCCTCGGTGACCCAAGGCACCAACGGGACAGTGGCCATCAATACCGATGGCACGGTGAAATACACCCCGAATGCCAACTACAGCGGCAGCGACAGCTTCACCTACACCAATGCCGAAGGCAACACCGCCACGGTGAACGTCACGGTCAACCCCGTGAACGACCCAACGGTAGTGGTCAATGACGCAGCGACAACAGATGAAGACAACGCGATTGATATTAATGTGCTCGCCAACGACACCGACATTGACGGCAACGTCTCAGCGGTTGCCTCGGTGACCCAAGGCACCAACGGGACAGTGGCCATCAATACCGATGGCACGGTGAAATACACCCCGAATGCCAACTACAGCGGCAGCGACAGCTTCACCTACACCAATGCCGAAGGCAACACCGCCACGGTGAACGTCACGGTCAACCCCGTGAACGACCCAACGGTAGTGGTCAATGACGCAGCGACAACAGATGAAGACAACGCGATTGATATTAATGTGCTCGCCAACGACACCGACATTGACGGCAACGTCTCAGCGGTTGCCTCGGTGACCCAAGGCACCAACGGGACAG is a genomic window containing:
- a CDS encoding tandem-95 repeat protein, with the protein product MATIIGQVTSLQGTVRAINPVTGEVRILEVGSPIFAGETLQTSSTGGVVVNMQNGELLTLGRDTQMLLDDDVIGQANTPDITEASAEVAALQQAILDGNVNLDQLEETAAGETAAPGSASEGGVFIDRTAAEGEVTSGFETSTSSSTTLTDVERNDAAEPAVNNAPTLQDDSPTNAENDALTTDEDNAIDINVLANDTDIDGNVSAVASVTQGTNGTVAINTDGTVKYTPNANYSGSDSFTYTNAEGNTATVNVTVNPVNDPTVVVNDAATTDEDNAIDINVLANDTDIDGNVSAVASVTQGTNGTVAINTDGTVKYTPNANYSGSDSFTYTNAEGNTATVNVTVNPVNDPTVVVNDAATTDEDNAIDINVLANDTDIDGNVSAVASVTQGTNGTVAINTDGTVKYTPNANYSGSDSFTYTNAEGNTATVNVTVNPVNDPTVVVNDAATTDEDNAIDINVLANDTDIDGNVSAVASVTQGTNGTVAINTDGTVKYTPNANYSGSDSFTYTNAEGNTATVNVTVNPVNDPTVVVNDAATTDEDNAIDINVLANDTDIDGNVSAVASVTQGTNGTVAINTDGTVKYTPNANYSGSDSFTYTNAEGNTATVNVTVNPVNDPTVVVNDAATTDEDNAIDINVLANDTDIDGNVSAVASVTQGTNGTVAINTDGTVKYTPNANYSGSDSFTYTNAEGNTATVNVTVNPVNDPTVVVNDAATTDEDNAIDINVLANDTDIDGNVSAVASVTQGTNGTVAINTDGTVKYTPNANYSGSDSFTYTNAEGNTATVNVTVNPVNDPTVVVNDAATTDEDNAIDINVLANDTDIDGNVSAVASVTQGTNGTVAINTDGTVKYTPNANYSGSDSFTYTNAEGNTATVNVTVNPVNDPTVVVNDAATTDEDNAIDINVLANDTDIDGNVSAVASVTQGTNGTVAINTDGTVKYTPNANYSGSDSFTYTNAEGNTATVNVTVNPVNDPTVVVNDAATTDEDNAIDINVLANDTDIDGNVSAVASVTQGTNGTVAINTDGTVKYTPNANYSGSDSFTYTNAEGNTATVNVTVNPVNDPTVVVNDAATTDEDNAIDINVLANDTDIDGNVSAVASVTQGTNGTVAINTDGTVKYTPNANYSGSDSFTYTNAEGNTATVNVTVNPVNDPTVVVNDAATTDEDNAIDINVLANDTDIDGNVSAVASVTQGTNGTVAINTDGTVKYTPNANYSGSDSFTYTNAEGNTATVNVTVNPVNDPTVVVNDAATTDEDNAIDINVLANDTDIDGNVSAVASVTQGTNGTVAINTDGTVKYTPNANYSGSDSFTYTNAEGNTATVNVTVNPVNDPTVVVNDAATTDEDNAIDINVLANDTDIDGNVSAVASVTQGTNGTVAINTDGTVKYTPNANYSGSDSFTYTNAEGNTATVNVTVNPVNDPTVVVNDAATTDEDNAIDINVLANDTDIDGNVSAVASVTQGTNGTVAINTDGTVKYTPNANYSGSDSFTYTNAEGNTATVNVTVNPVNDPTVVVNDAATTDEDNAIDINVLANDTDIDGNVSAVASVTQGTNGTVAINTDGTVKYTPNANYSGSDSFTYTNAEGNTATVNVTVNPVNDPTVVVNDAATTDEDNAIDINVLANDTDIDGNVSAVASVTQGTNGTVAINTDGTVKYTPNANYSGSDSFTYTNAEGNTATVNVTVNPVNDPTVVVNDAATTDEDNAIDINVLANDTDIDGNVSAVASVTQGTNGTVAINTDGTVKYTPNANYSGSDSFTYTNAEGNTATVNVTVNPVNDPTVVVNDAATTDEDNAIDINVLANDTDIDGNVSAVASVTQGTNGTVAINTDGTVKYTPNANYSGSDSFTYTNAEGNTATVNVTVNPVNDPTVVVNDAATTDEDNAIDINVLANDTDIDGNVSAVASVTQGTNGTVAINTDGTVKYTPNANYSGSDSFTYTNAEGNTATVNVTVNPVNDPTVVVNDAATTDEDNAIDINVLANDTDIDGNVSAVASVTQGTNGTVAINTDGTVKYTPNANYSGSDSFTYTNAEGNTATVNVTVNPVNDPTVVVNDAATTDEDNAIDINVLANDTDIDGNVSAVASVTQGTNGTVAINTDGTVKYTPNANYSGSDSFTYTNAEGNTATVNVTVNPVNDPTVVVNDAATTDEDNAIDINVLANDTDIDGNVSAVASVTQGTNGTVAINTDGTVKYTPNANYSGSDSFTYTNAEGNTATVNVTVNPVNDPTVVVNDAATTDEDNAIDINVLANDTDIDGNVSAVASVTQGTNGTVAINTDGTVKYTPNANYSGSDSFTYTNAEGNTATVNVTVNPVNDAPEIQNKSVSVTVSEEGLSGGIADTSGASDTTNNTVYSSATSGGSMGFSDVEGDMLAVTGVSFTGTELTSGGVVVSWSASAYTDGSYTLTGSAGALDVITVNVDKTGNYSVALLAPIDHPDITAEDVKALEFAVTVSDGFDSSTATLTVNVEDDAPSVANLEVSVDDLGSSSFNANVVITMDFSTSMSSSALADQKKAVQDLLAEYKSILESTGNNGDVKVLVVKFGTTAQSAGWQTIEEALANVAAGSPFSGTQYTNYDDALNELITKYSSAGSVSAPDVINTSYFLTDGVPTTSNYNTATNATTEEDRGDGIGTGAHANNPFYAAGTNASSTTYIGTNGEVGQGNWEAFLQANKIISYAIGMGDNVSGTYLAPIAYNGVTGEQEHASLLQPEVDFNTLSSILVANVPDATPITSSLLVNSGLSVANGFGADGGYLKSFTIDGNTYSYNGIDAPSVLTVTTDLGGTLQVNMVTAEYTYQPKVGTYANIEKELVAFTVADRDGDTATATLTIDLSALKADMQAEQPVVTLSIGVKEAIETTPVYTSGSNKFDSYVETITYSLGFDTKSVTIVLEGYRDNRDDATVVLLRDNIDIAQYDIDNITSGNDSSNFKGDVTINSTSDFDEIKITRDNSWGSGADFTVNSVTATGAVKTHYEYKLNIGATLQDSDSESLSAATVFGLPEGTSITGTGVMSGPDGMYTIGLQTNGQVADDVKIVSPDKQLTDADFKDLHVAVTSTESNGGDTATTEVNILGDSFLYGTDAEDVFVIDGDVANNIIIKEFDAAEDTLDLSEVIDDTATPETLDEYLQFSYVDDEGNVSDFANAASTVLNIDSNGSAANGIITTVYIQDKVLTETEISDLKNDFLND